The region CGGCGCAGACCGGGCATCTGGTGCTCAGTACCTTGCATACTCAGGACGCCCTACGGACCATCAACCGGGTGATCGATTTCTTCCAGCCGTACGAGCGGACCGAGGTGCGCAACCTGTTTGCCGAATCGCTGGTGGGCATCGTCTCGCAGCGCCTGCTGCGCCGCGCCGACGGGCACGGGCGCGCCCTGGCCACTGAAATCCTGCTCGGCACGCCGCTGGTGGTGGACAGCATCAAGGAAGAGGACAAGACTCCTCTGATCAAGGACGCCATGCTGGAAGACAACCTGCGCGGCATGCACACCTTCGACCAGCATCTGGCGCAGCTGTATATGCAGGGCGTGATCAGCATGGAGGAGGGCCTGGAAGCCGCCACCAGCTCGCATGAATACCGGCTGCTGGTCACCAAGGCCGATTTCGAGGGTGAAAAAGCTATCGAGAGCGACCAGGGCTACAATCGGCCCCAGGCCCACTCCCAGACTTTCGGCCGGCGCTAGAGCATTTGACAAAAGGCTGTGCCAGCTTTTTGGCGAGCGGACTGGTACAGCTCGCAGAGAGCGAGTACAAAACAAAGAGCAGGACGGACTTGCAAAGCTGCGGAGCAGAGAATGGAGCGGGTGGCGGTGATGTTCCGGCGCACGCGTAATTCGGAGAACTGCTCTAAAGCTCGGAAGGGCCGCAGCAGATACGGGAGGAGACACCAAAAAACTGTCTCCGTGTCCCTGAGCCGGCCCGCTATACTGAAATGCTATGACAGCTCCCAAAATCTCGATCACTCAGCGCGGTTACGACCGGCTGAAAGAAACCCTGCACTTCCTCAAGACCACCCGCCGCGAACAGATCAGCGAAAACATGGGCCGCGCCATTGAGGACGGCGACCTGCGTGAAAGTGCCGCCTACGACGAAGCCCGCATGGAGCAGAGCGAGAACGAGGCCCGCATCCGTGAACTGGAAGACCAGCTGGAGCGCGCCGTGATCGTGGCGGAAGATGCCGACAGCGGCGCTGGCCTGGGTGCCAAGGTCAAGGTCCGCAGCGGCAAG is a window of Deinococcus sp. Marseille-Q6407 DNA encoding:
- the greA gene encoding transcription elongation factor GreA encodes the protein MTAPKISITQRGYDRLKETLHFLKTTRREQISENMGRAIEDGDLRESAAYDEARMEQSENEARIRELEDQLERAVIVAEDADSGAGLGAKVKVRSGKTERTFELVGTFEADVRAGKVSDASPIGQALMGAHPGERVQVPGPKGNMEFEVLEVTYE